In the Treponema vincentii F0403 genome, AAATAGATACCCTCTAAAAACATCGATTTTTAGAGGGTTTTCATCGATTTACTTGCAGCAGCCCGTGCATACTGAACCGTCTTGCATTACCGGTCCCGGAACTGCCGCAAAGAAAAAGCGTTATGCTTCGGAGATTGCTTCCGTAGGACAAACGCCTGCACATGCACCGCAGCTGATACAAGCATCAGCGTCGATAACGCGCGCTCCATTCGCTTCACTGATAGCGCCTACGGGGCATTCGCCCTCGCATGCACCGCAATTAACGCAAGCATCGGAGATCTTATAAGCCATAGTCATACTCCTTGATATATGTGTGATACCCGTATCATAATCCTAAGAGTTGAAAAATGCAAGTATTGAACATGAGAGAACGGGACAAACGTATCTACTTTTTTACAGTACATTGCAAAATCAGTGAAGCGGTTTTGAGAGATATTCTGCCGGCGCTTATAAAAACAATGAGTTTTAGTTACCTGCAAAGAGTGTTTTTTTCCAACGGCTGATCATCTGCAGCGCTTGGAGCGGAGTAGTTCCGTCGGTGTCGGTAGAAAGGATTTCGTTGATAATCAGTTCTTCATCGCTAAAGAGATTTTTTTCCGGTGAGGGATGTTTCTTTTCCGGCACGGTAAAGTCCGTAGACACGGCAGTGCCGGAAACTTGAGTGTTAAGAAGCTCCGTTGCGCGCCGTATGACCGTTTCCGGCAGCCCGGCCAGCTCTGCAACGTGCACGCCGTACGAATGGGCTGCAATCCCTTCGATAACTTTCTTTAAAAATACAATCTTTCCCTCGGTTTCCGCCACATCCAAACACAGCCGTTGCAGCCGCGGATGGATAAGTTGAGCCAGCTCGTGGTAATGGGTTGCAAAAAGGGTTTTTGCCCCGGTGGTCTGCAAAAGGTATTCGCTCACCGCCCGCGCAATAGAAAATCCGTCTCCCGTCGAAGTGCCCCTACCGATTTCATCCATAATGACAAGACTGTTAACCGAAGCGTTCCGCAGGATGTACGCAGTTTCGGTCATTTCGACAAGAAAGGTGGATTCCCCGCGGGCAAGATTATCGCTGGCGCCTACCCGGCAGAAAATACAGTCGACGGGGGTAAGCAGCGCTTTTTCCGCCGGCACAAAGGAACCGACCTGTGCGAGCAGCACAATCAGGGCGGTTTGCCGCAAAAAGGTGCTTTTACCCGCCATATTAGGACCGGTAATGAGGGCAAACGAAGGAATATCCGCATCGGCGGCGGACGAAAGCTTAATGCTGTTCGGCACAAATTCGCCTGCCGGTAGATGATTTTCCACAACAGGATGCCGTCCTTCGCGGATATCCAAAAGCCCGTCGGCGGAAAACTCCGGTTTTACCCATGCATGAAGGGCTGCCGCATAAGCAAAGGATTGCAGTACATCCAATTCTGCAATCTCTTTTGCAAGAAGGTGCAATAGACCAATCCGGTTGTATACTTCCGTATGCACTGTAAGGAACAGCTCTTTTTCGCATGCAATAATATTTTCGCCTACATCGTTCAGTTTTGTTTCAAGTTTGCTTAAATCATCCGTGGTAAAACGATCGGCTGTGGTAAGAGAACGCCGCCTAATAAAATGCTTGGGGATTTCTACCGTTTTAAGGGTACCGCGCGTTACCTCCAGAAAGTAACCGCTTAACCGGTTGTATTTAATCTTTAAATTTTTAATACCGGATTTTTCCCGTTCTTTTTCCAAATAAGCTTCCAAAAGCTTATTGGCGTTATCCCGCATATCACGCAGTTCATCCAGTTTTTCAGACCATCCCTGCTTAATCAGACCGCCCTCGGTAAGGGCAATCGGGCAATCTTCGGCAATGCTTTTGTCCAAAAGGGTATACAGCCCTTCCATATCGTCATGCAGCTCTTGCGGCAGCTGCAAAAAAAAGAGGCTGTTAATTCTACTCAAGTGTGCAAGCTCGATACATGCTTTAAGACTCTGCTTAATCCCTAAAAGGTCTTTTCCATGAGCCCGCTGCATGGCGACCCTGCCGGTAAGCCGGTGGATATCCAGCACTGCCGCAAGTGTAGTCCGAACGGCAGCCAACGCTTTTTCATTTCGGAAAAGCACCACTGTTTTATTAAGCCGTGCGTTTATTTCTTCGGCCGTCCGGAGCGGGTGATAGAGCCATTGCCGCAGCAGCCGCGTTCCCATCGCCGTTTTGGTATAGTTGACGGTTTCAAACAGCGTAAAAGCATCAGTGCTGTCATGCAAGTTTTGCAGCAATTCAAGATTTTTGCGGGTTGCATCATCCATCATCACAAAATCGGAGTCGCGGTATACCTTTATACCCGTAATATGCGGCAGTGCCGCTCCGGTTGTTTGATCCAAATACTGCAAAAGCAATCCTGCCGGCGGTAACTCCGGCGAAGGAGCCGTTAGGCCGAACGATTTAAGGCTTTCGGTACCGAAGCACGCACAAAGTCTCTTTTCGGCGGAAGTAGCGGAAAAATACCAATCGGGATAGAGGTTCTGCAGCATCTGCGGGTACTCTCCGCACAAGGCTTTTAAAGCAGGTACCGAATCGGCGAGCGATATTTGAATAAGGATTTCCCGCGGCTGTACACGGCCGAGTTCTTTTTTGAATTGTTCGGCAAAGTCGGAACGGGGAAAGGACGTAGCAAAAAACTCCCCCGTGCTGACATCGAGGTAGGCAAAACCGATAAATACATCCGTAACGCCGTTGTACGTAATCTCTTTCGGCGTGCAGTAAACTGCTGCAAGATAATTATTTTGCCCTTGTTCAAGGAAGTCGTCGCCCGTTGCGGTGCCGGGAGTAATCACTTCTACGATTTTCCGCTCCGTAAGTTCCCCGGGCACGACATCCGAAACTTGTTCGCAAATAGCAACTTTTTTTCCGGCACGGAGCAGCCGTGCAATATAAATACGCGAGGCATGGTAGGGAATACCGCACATAGGGCTACCCGTCCGCTGCGTCAGCGTCAAATTCAGCAGCTTACTCACCTCGATTGCATCGTCATTGAACATCTCATAAAAATCGCCTAAGCGGAAAAAGAGCACGGCATCTTTATACTGTGCCTTTATTGAGAGATATTGCTGCATCATCGGGGTGATCGGCGCCGGTTTTGCCATATTAGTTTGAACTGAGCTCTCGAATAACGGTTTCAGTAATATCGACGGTGGGGCTGTACCAAACGATAGCTTCCCCTTGCTGCAAATTTAAAACCATTGTATATCCTTGGCTTTCCGCAATCCGCTTAATAGCGGCATAAAGGCGGGAATAGAATGTATCATCACTTACAAGGTTTTTCCGCAGCATTGCAAGTTCATCATTGCAAGCCTTGGAATACTCAAGCAAAAAACTGGTCTTTGCATCGATTTCGGCCTGATATTTTTGTACGGCATCGGTGCGTCCGATTGCTTCGGCATCCACTTTTTTTTGCCGGAGTTCGATAATCTCATCGGACATCCGTTGCGTTTCAGCCTGATATTTTACCTGCTTTGCCTGATAGTCGCGGACGGAGCGGGAATCCCGCAAGAAAGTAGTGTAAATACGGGAGGTGTCTACAACTGCAAAACGGGTTATCTGCTGTGCCGCTAATGCGCCGGCTCCCGCCAAAAGACAAATCAATATAAAAACATGTTTTTTCATTTATCTTTGTACTCCTTTTATAAATTGGGAACATTAAACGACAAAACAAAACGCCAGTCGGCGCCCTTGCCGTTACCCCATACCAGTTTTCCGTTTTCCGCTTTAAAGGTATTTGCAAACATTAGCCGCAGCGGGAATTGAGGAATAACAAAACGCAATCCCGGACCAAAGCTGAAATAATAATCGTCAATTTTAAAGGTCTTTAGATCGGCTAAATCTTTCTTGACTGCAGCAGCATCGGCAAAAAAGTCGAAGGAAAGGATACCGTGAGCTAACGGCCATCTAAACTCCACCCAATGGTTAAGCAGTACATTTCCCTTGCCTGAAGAACCGAGTGTCATCCAGCCGCGGCCGGTAAACATACCGTCAATTGCAAGCTTGCTGCTGTCGCCGATAAGGCTGTTCGGCATGGGGATTTGGAATGAAAATCCGGTATAGAAGGCCAGTACGAATTTTAAATTCCAAATTTCCGAAACGGGATAATTGACAAGTGTAATATATGCCTCCGCTTTGGTTTCGGAACGGAAAAAGTATTCATCTTCGAGTTTCGGTATGATGCCGAAGAAAGAGACCTGCTCACTCAAGAACCAGCCTTTTGAAGGATCATACGTGATATCGCGTCCATCAAAGGAGAGTCGTGTCCAGAATGAGTTGCTGAGCCGCCAGTTTGCCTGCTGCTGCCGTACGGTCTGGTCTGCTGCGCGGTATAATGAAGTATCATAGAAATTCTTTACCAGCGAAAAGTTAACCCCGCCGCGCCATGTAATCATGCAGAATTGGGGATACCACCGATAACCGGTATGAATACCGAACGTCGTTTCAAATCGGTCATAGCGCATTCGGTATGCATTTGCCAAGTCTTGATTTTTTTCAAATTCTTTCTTACTCGCGAACGGGCCGTAGGGGAATACCATATCTTGATAATCGAACAAAGATTTGTGCGTCAGCGACAGATCGAATCCAAGCGTTAGTGGATAGCCGAGGAACCAGTTTTCAGCATAGCCGAGCTGAATTGTTTGATTATCGGTCGCCGCCGTAGCATTAACCGATAATTCATTTCCCCGCCCTGCAAGGTTCCGTTCCTGCCATTGCACAAACAGCGAAAGGGGGAAGCTATCTGCATCGGAAATACCCGAAAATGTAATACCGAATTGGATGCTGGCCGTCGATTGCTCTTCAACATTGAGGATAACATCGATAAGATCCTGCTCTGAACCTGCTTGTACATCCGGTACAACAGTCGAAAAATAGCGGAGATTAAATAAGTTTCGTAAACTATTTGTAAATTTTGACTTTGAAAACACATCGCCCGGTTCAAATAAAAGTTCACGCTTTATAACATAATCTTTTGTGCGTGCATTACCGCGGATGATAATATTTTCGATATGACTTCTACTCCGTTCGACAATCGTAATAACGAACGACACTTTTTTCGTTGCCGAATCGCGCTGAACCGCTCTTGCAATATAATTTGATGTATAACCGTTTTCAAAATACATATCGGCGATTGCTTGAAAGCCCTGTTCAAATCTGGTCATATTCAAAACACCGCCCGGCGTCAGTCTTATTTTTGCACTTAGATCTTCCGTAGAAAAAATCTTATTCCCTTCAAAAGAGGTTCCGTTGTAGAAATACTGCTCCCCTTCCATGATGATATATGTCAGCTTTACCATATTTTTTTGCGGATCGGATTCTGAATCTACATCCTGCACAATATTTTCGACATGGGCATCGATATACCCCCGTTCACCGTAGAATTGCTGAATAGCAGTCTTATCTTCTTCCAGCAGACGCTCTTGAAAAATTCCTTTTACAAGAAATTTTGCCGGTTTGGTAGCTAATACGCCTTTTAAAGCCTTTTCCCCCACAGCGGTGTTACCTTGAAAAGCAACCTCCGAAACGATTGTCTGCTTTCCTTCGTTAATGGTAAATTCAAGGCTAACACCTCCTTGCGGACTATCGGATACACTTGAATTTACAACAACCGATGCATAACCTTTTTCTATATAGTAATTTTTAATGGTTTGCTCGTCGGCATTCTTTTTTATTTCATTATAGATGTCGCCTTTTTTCAATAATATTTTCGATAAAAGATCACCACGTGAAATTTGATGATTACCGGTTATCGTTATCAATGTAACAACAGGCTTCTCCGTTACTTCAAATTCAAGCCTCACATACTGATAGTCCATATCGGCAGGAACAGCTTTAGGTACAATATTGGAAAAATAATCAAGGGCATATAATTTTTGTAAAATTTCCGAATATATTTCATCTGAAAAGGGTTTACCCTTAAACGAATCAAAAATACCGGCCATTTCGGTTTTCGATACGCTGTTTAATCCCTGAAAAACAATGCTTGTTATCGGTTTATTTTCATACCAATTATCGGAAGATTGTGCCCATAAAAAGCACACGGATACCATGAATGCCGTTACGGCTATCATCTTTTTTAACATTAAAGACTCCTCTATCTTATTTACCTTATATTATACAATAGCATTACCGCCCGGATCTCTCTGAACTGTACAGGGAGTCCCTTTTTCAGATATGCGTTCAATATGAATATTTCCATGAAAAAGTCAATGCCGCATCTCCTACAAATAAAGTATCCGGTTTTGTAGGGGCGACCGACCAACGAAGCAAAAAGAAGGGAGTTGCCATCTCCAAACCGATTTCGGGCTGAAATAAAATATTGTTATATACAGGACGCTGTGAACCGCCGTTTTTAAGCGATTTTGAATCATAGTGGCTTAAGTGCAGCAGCGCATCCGCATAAATAGCAGAACCGAAATATTTCCCTATATAAACACTTGTATTATCAAGATAGTTACTCATAGTTAAAGTGGTATTCTGACTTGTACTAAACAGGTTACCGAAAATAGCATTTTGAAGCAACAACGTGCGGAAAGAAAACGCATCCAATCCTAAAAAATCCCTTACTTTACTTTCCGTTTTTTTCAAAAAACCGACCTGAGCCAAGATATCCGAACTGGTAACCAGCAGGTTTTGCCATACATTATCTTTTTGCGTGTCGCCGATAGCGACTTGTCCTAATAACTGCATAATCTCATTGGTCGAACGGGGCGGATCTGAATTAAGAGTCGGATTAAAATTAAACAACGGCTGATCCTTTGCCGTCAAAATAAGCCGCAGCGGTTCGCCTGAGCTATCACGGTCGCGGATTTCCGCTCTTAATGTTACCAACGGTTCGATTTCCTTAGCAACATCTGCAAAAGTGATGTTACCTTCACGGATATAGAAACTGCGTTTAATATAAAACACCTCGCCGCCGCGCATTTTTATATCACCGGAAATCGTAAAATTCCCGGTTCCGGCATCGGCAACCAGCGAAAGAGGTAAATCGGTAGGCACCAGCGTCCTTAAAATGGGAAAATCTGCGGTAGGCCAGCGGAATTCAGCCTTATGCCCGAACTGTAAATCGAGCTTCATATCAAACGCCATATCGCTGCTTCCGCTATACTTAGCGTTGAATTTATCCAGATCGTTGAATTTAAATACAAAGTACCCCGAATCAAAGGTTGCCGAACCGTATACCCCGACAAGCGCCGGCGTGATCTTTATTTCAACAGTACAACCGGCAAAACCGTCCGCTTGGAACAAGATATTATCGGTTTTAAGCACCCCCATCTTGGCGCCGAGCGTCCCGCATTGGATTGAAACATCGTCCGGAATCCAGCCGGAAAATTCGGCGGTACACCGTGCCCAAATATCCGTCGACGGTCCCTTTAATACGGTATACGGTACTTCCAAGCCCGTACCGTCAGCAATAATATCCAATGCAACAGGACCGTATTTTTCCGGCGCATACCGGGGAGAATTGACGATTATATTCTGTCCGGTTAATTTTCCGTTAAACTCCGGTTCCATCGGTTTGCCGCCGATAGCTAAATCTCCGGTAAGTGTTCCGCCGTAAAAAAGCACATAATCCAAGCCTGTTATATCCCAAATCCGTTTAAAATCGGCACGGATACCGGTTACCTGTAAGTTTAAAGCATCTTTTTTTACGGTACCGTCCAAATTCAATTTAAGCGGCAGTGATTCGGCTAATTGAAGCGAAACTACGCCGTCATCCAGTATAAAGCCGGTTATATCATCATTCTTTCCGGCATAAAATGCGGTAACGCCCGGGTCACGGATAACAGAAAGCGGTACTGTGTTTTCTCCTTTTGTATCCCCGAACTGCCAATTACTCAAAGAGGTTGTAATCGTAAAACGCTCTATGACGCTTTTCAACCGGGAAAACAGCGCATCTTTTGTTTTTTCATTCGGCTGTACGCCGGTATATACGGCAGCGATATGCGCACCCATTTGCTTATCTGCAACCGCTCCGGCATAATCGGCATCCAGGCTGCCGGTCATATCAGCTAATGAAAAGGTTCCTGCAATACCTGACATCTTGTGCGCACCCCATTCAAGCTGTGCAACCTTTAATTCCGCTTTTTCATTTTCGATTATGAGGGAGCCGGAAGTATTGAGATCTTCTCCTTGTACAAACATTGAAAGCTGCGGCAAATTAAAATGAAATGAAAAAGAATTGGGAGAAGTTGAAAAAACGGCGTCCGCCGATACCTTGTGAGCTGTTCCCTGCGTATATAAAAAACGTGCCAAGGAAATATTGTCGATTTTAAGAGAGCCGTCGGTATAGATGCCTTGGCCGGAAAGATTAAGTTTTGCCGTAAGTTCCAGCTTTTCGGCAGCATCGGGAGAAACAAGGTTCATTTCAACCGTATAATCTTTTTCATCATCATTATCGGCTGCAGGCGCCGTCAATGCTAACACACCGGACAGAGCTTCTTCATTACCGAGCCTTACTTCAGACAAAAGCAGTCCCGAAGGATCCGCTTTTCCCCGAAAATTAAATCCAATTGCAGCTCGCGCTAATGAGGCGGGAGAACCGTAACTGACATAGCCGTCTTCAATAATGTAGTTCCAATCTGTACCGTTACGGTATTGAAACTCCGAATCGAGGGTTAAAAAGAGCGGCAAAAAAGGCAACGGCATCTCCTCGGTTTTAATTGTTCCTTTAAAACCCGTATCTTTTTCATAAAGAGCGCTGATTGCAAGGCCGTAATCACCGTAAATATTTAGAACATTCTGAGAAAAAAAGCCCTGCACCTGATACCCGATTGAATTAATAACTAAAGAACCGGTAAAGATAATGTCGCTTAAACGCTCAAAATCGGCATTAATATTTCCGCGGACGGACATATTATTATACGAAAACTCAATATCCGTCAGTGCAAAGGAGGACTGATTTCCTTTTAGCGACAACAGTGCATAAAAATCATTTATTGTATTTGAAGCTAAAACAAACCTGATAAAGTTATACGAGAAACTCCGTAAATCACTCGAAACATAAAACTCGGTCGTACATTGCAGCGGTTCAACAGCCGCTTGCGGTATGTCCACTCCGGGAACTGCTGCCTGAATAAAGCGGCAGATTGTACCGATACCGACGGCATCCAATGCTCCGTGCAGCTCTAAAAAATGCGGTGAACCGGCAGTAGTTCCTTCATTATAAATATATGAGCCGTCAAAACTATACTTTCCGTACCCGTCCTCGGCAGATACCGTGTAATCGGCTTTTTGGTTTGAAGGATTAACAGCTACGGTAATATTATGAAGCGAACCTTCTCCGACGATAAGCTCCGGTATTTTACAGAGGAGTGCTTTTCCATTCTTAGAAAATTGAAAATCTGCAGCTACCGAAGCGCCGGACGGAAGATTAAACCGTTTTACGGATACTATGCCGATAGGGAACTTTGTATCGAAATTAAATGCAAATTTTGAAAAAATATCCGCATCTTTTCCCGATAATGAAAGCCGCGAAACGTCGATGCCTTGATTATTTCCTTCCGCCGTAAGCCGCAACTGAGACGCTGCGAAACGATATGAAGAAAATGCCAGTGCAGGAACGGAAAAATTTAAATCGGTATTCCACCGGATCTGCTGTTCCGAAAACGTAAACTGAAAGTCGCCCGACATCGTCAATGAAGCAAATTGCCTAAGGTTTTTGGGAGCATTGTATACCGTCACAGACTGCAGCGGCATAAAATCTTTACAGCTGAATCTTCCGGTTATATCGTTTGTTTCGACATTCCAGCTTGCAGTCAAATCAATCGGCTGAAAATCCTGCATGGTGTTGAATGTAAAAACCTTATCACGGTAATCCGCAAACAGCTTGAGCCGGTATAGGCCGAACCGTTCGGCGGAAATATGAGAAAAATCGGCAACTGCCGAACCGGCGGTTAAATCTTTGTTGAACTTTCCTTCAATAGTAAAGGCTGTTTCAGCTTGGCCGATATCCGTATAGCCGGCATTTTGATAAGCAGCGGTGCTGGTAAGGCTTACCGTTATAGCATCCGAATCGATACCAAGA is a window encoding:
- a CDS encoding DUF362 domain-containing protein, with product MAYKISDACVNCGACEGECPVGAISEANGARVIDADACISCGACAGVCPTEAISEA
- the mutS gene encoding DNA mismatch repair protein MutS, with protein sequence MAKPAPITPMMQQYLSIKAQYKDAVLFFRLGDFYEMFNDDAIEVSKLLNLTLTQRTGSPMCGIPYHASRIYIARLLRAGKKVAICEQVSDVVPGELTERKIVEVITPGTATGDDFLEQGQNNYLAAVYCTPKEITYNGVTDVFIGFAYLDVSTGEFFATSFPRSDFAEQFKKELGRVQPREILIQISLADSVPALKALCGEYPQMLQNLYPDWYFSATSAEKRLCACFGTESLKSFGLTAPSPELPPAGLLLQYLDQTTGAALPHITGIKVYRDSDFVMMDDATRKNLELLQNLHDSTDAFTLFETVNYTKTAMGTRLLRQWLYHPLRTAEEINARLNKTVVLFRNEKALAAVRTTLAAVLDIHRLTGRVAMQRAHGKDLLGIKQSLKACIELAHLSRINSLFFLQLPQELHDDMEGLYTLLDKSIAEDCPIALTEGGLIKQGWSEKLDELRDMRDNANKLLEAYLEKEREKSGIKNLKIKYNRLSGYFLEVTRGTLKTVEIPKHFIRRRSLTTADRFTTDDLSKLETKLNDVGENIIACEKELFLTVHTEVYNRIGLLHLLAKEIAELDVLQSFAYAAALHAWVKPEFSADGLLDIREGRHPVVENHLPAGEFVPNSIKLSSAADADIPSFALITGPNMAGKSTFLRQTALIVLLAQVGSFVPAEKALLTPVDCIFCRVGASDNLARGESTFLVEMTETAYILRNASVNSLVIMDEIGRGTSTGDGFSIARAVSEYLLQTTGAKTLFATHYHELAQLIHPRLQRLCLDVAETEGKIVFLKKVIEGIAAHSYGVHVAELAGLPETVIRRATELLNTQVSGTAVSTDFTVPEKKHPSPEKNLFSDEELIINEILSTDTDGTTPLQALQMISRWKKTLFAGN
- a CDS encoding OmpH family outer membrane protein, which encodes MKKHVFILICLLAGAGALAAQQITRFAVVDTSRIYTTFLRDSRSVRDYQAKQVKYQAETQRMSDEIIELRQKKVDAEAIGRTDAVQKYQAEIDAKTSFLLEYSKACNDELAMLRKNLVSDDTFYSRLYAAIKRIAESQGYTMVLNLQQGEAIVWYSPTVDITETVIRELSSN
- the bamA gene encoding outer membrane protein assembly factor BamA, which gives rise to MLKKMIAVTAFMVSVCFLWAQSSDNWYENKPITSIVFQGLNSVSKTEMAGIFDSFKGKPFSDEIYSEILQKLYALDYFSNIVPKAVPADMDYQYVRLEFEVTEKPVVTLITITGNHQISRGDLLSKILLKKGDIYNEIKKNADEQTIKNYYIEKGYASVVVNSSVSDSPQGGVSLEFTINEGKQTIVSEVAFQGNTAVGEKALKGVLATKPAKFLVKGIFQERLLEEDKTAIQQFYGERGYIDAHVENIVQDVDSESDPQKNMVKLTYIIMEGEQYFYNGTSFEGNKIFSTEDLSAKIRLTPGGVLNMTRFEQGFQAIADMYFENGYTSNYIARAVQRDSATKKVSFVITIVERSRSHIENIIIRGNARTKDYVIKRELLFEPGDVFSKSKFTNSLRNLFNLRYFSTVVPDVQAGSEQDLIDVILNVEEQSTASIQFGITFSGISDADSFPLSLFVQWQERNLAGRGNELSVNATAATDNQTIQLGYAENWFLGYPLTLGFDLSLTHKSLFDYQDMVFPYGPFASKKEFEKNQDLANAYRMRYDRFETTFGIHTGYRWYPQFCMITWRGGVNFSLVKNFYDTSLYRAADQTVRQQQANWRLSNSFWTRLSFDGRDITYDPSKGWFLSEQVSFFGIIPKLEDEYFFRSETKAEAYITLVNYPVSEIWNLKFVLAFYTGFSFQIPMPNSLIGDSSKLAIDGMFTGRGWMTLGSSGKGNVLLNHWVEFRWPLAHGILSFDFFADAAAVKKDLADLKTFKIDDYYFSFGPGLRFVIPQFPLRLMFANTFKAENGKLVWGNGKGADWRFVLSFNVPNL
- a CDS encoding translocation/assembly module TamB domain-containing protein, which translates into the protein MQTLEKKLSAVRNLILTELEETYNIRLSYESLSPSILRSVSLRNVKVYDAEQNREIASFADFSVQYRFWALIFGNSAEIIDSVNIADGFVDIDLVENKTLAEKLNTILQAPSSSSVQPSTNTGQGLSFFSSQLLNVHIKNVRLRFKNSVHDINARITDGYLGIDSDAITVSLTSTAAYQNAGYTDIGQAETAFTIEGKFNKDLTAGSAVADFSHISAERFGLYRLKLFADYRDKVFTFNTMQDFQPIDLTASWNVETNDITGRFSCKDFMPLQSVTVYNAPKNLRQFASLTMSGDFQFTFSEQQIRWNTDLNFSVPALAFSSYRFAASQLRLTAEGNNQGIDVSRLSLSGKDADIFSKFAFNFDTKFPIGIVSVKRFNLPSGASVAADFQFSKNGKALLCKIPELIVGEGSLHNITVAVNPSNQKADYTVSAEDGYGKYSFDGSYIYNEGTTAGSPHFLELHGALDAVGIGTICRFIQAAVPGVDIPQAAVEPLQCTTEFYVSSDLRSFSYNFIRFVLASNTINDFYALLSLKGNQSSFALTDIEFSYNNMSVRGNINADFERLSDIIFTGSLVINSIGYQVQGFFSQNVLNIYGDYGLAISALYEKDTGFKGTIKTEEMPLPFLPLFLTLDSEFQYRNGTDWNYIIEDGYVSYGSPASLARAAIGFNFRGKADPSGLLLSEVRLGNEEALSGVLALTAPAADNDDEKDYTVEMNLVSPDAAEKLELTAKLNLSGQGIYTDGSLKIDNISLARFLYTQGTAHKVSADAVFSTSPNSFSFHFNLPQLSMFVQGEDLNTSGSLIIENEKAELKVAQLEWGAHKMSGIAGTFSLADMTGSLDADYAGAVADKQMGAHIAAVYTGVQPNEKTKDALFSRLKSVIERFTITTSLSNWQFGDTKGENTVPLSVIRDPGVTAFYAGKNDDITGFILDDGVVSLQLAESLPLKLNLDGTVKKDALNLQVTGIRADFKRIWDITGLDYVLFYGGTLTGDLAIGGKPMEPEFNGKLTGQNIIVNSPRYAPEKYGPVALDIIADGTGLEVPYTVLKGPSTDIWARCTAEFSGWIPDDVSIQCGTLGAKMGVLKTDNILFQADGFAGCTVEIKITPALVGVYGSATFDSGYFVFKFNDLDKFNAKYSGSSDMAFDMKLDLQFGHKAEFRWPTADFPILRTLVPTDLPLSLVADAGTGNFTISGDIKMRGGEVFYIKRSFYIREGNITFADVAKEIEPLVTLRAEIRDRDSSGEPLRLILTAKDQPLFNFNPTLNSDPPRSTNEIMQLLGQVAIGDTQKDNVWQNLLVTSSDILAQVGFLKKTESKVRDFLGLDAFSFRTLLLQNAIFGNLFSTSQNTTLTMSNYLDNTSVYIGKYFGSAIYADALLHLSHYDSKSLKNGGSQRPVYNNILFQPEIGLEMATPFFLLRWSVAPTKPDTLFVGDAALTFSWKYSY